One Elusimicrobiota bacterium genomic region harbors:
- the mutY gene encoding A/G-specific adenine glycosylase, producing the protein MPFISPAQRAGLRRKLLNWYWVHGRHALPWRGTFDSYHVLVSEFMLQQTTVRTVIPYFHRFMKSFPTVRHLARAPLENVLERWAGLGYYARARNLHGAARMLVRDYGGEVPSSIEKAQSLPGVGPYTAGALLSFAHDQSEALVDGNVIRVFARIFGIKRETREPQTQKKIWTLTRALLPPKGARHFNSALMDFGATVCLPRSPACEVCPLSDLCWAHKNGWVDRLPLSRKATVKRVVRLNAFLVQRGGKFLLRRRPLGGLWGGLWEIPLVETHGKRKEAEGKSYAPLVRLREIRHVLSHRDLRVSIWKSDVITTAEGARWVKKSQIQKMAISSLTKKILGFKKTS; encoded by the coding sequence ATGCCATTTATTTCACCTGCCCAGCGTGCTGGTCTCCGCCGAAAACTTCTCAACTGGTATTGGGTTCATGGTCGCCATGCTCTTCCGTGGCGCGGCACCTTTGACTCTTACCACGTTTTGGTTTCAGAATTCATGCTCCAACAGACCACGGTCCGTACGGTCATCCCTTATTTCCATCGGTTTATGAAATCCTTTCCCACGGTTCGCCATCTGGCTCGGGCGCCGTTAGAAAACGTGCTGGAACGGTGGGCTGGGTTAGGTTATTACGCCCGTGCTCGAAACCTTCACGGGGCCGCCCGGATGTTGGTTCGTGACTACGGGGGGGAAGTCCCTTCCTCGATTGAAAAGGCACAATCTCTTCCCGGGGTTGGCCCCTACACAGCCGGGGCGCTTTTGTCTTTTGCCCACGACCAGTCCGAAGCGTTAGTGGATGGAAATGTGATTCGCGTTTTTGCCCGAATTTTTGGAATCAAACGTGAGACCCGAGAACCCCAGACGCAAAAAAAAATATGGACCCTCACGCGGGCGCTCCTTCCTCCCAAGGGGGCACGCCATTTTAATTCGGCCCTCATGGATTTTGGAGCGACCGTCTGCCTGCCTCGTTCCCCCGCGTGCGAGGTTTGCCCCCTTTCGGATCTCTGTTGGGCTCATAAAAACGGCTGGGTGGATCGATTGCCCCTTTCGCGAAAGGCAACAGTGAAACGGGTGGTACGCTTGAACGCCTTTCTCGTTCAGCGGGGAGGAAAGTTCCTTTTGCGTCGTCGCCCCCTGGGCGGTCTTTGGGGCGGTCTATGGGAAATTCCTCTGGTCGAGACCCATGGTAAAAGGAAAGAGGCAGAGGGAAAATCTTACGCCCCACTCGTTCGATTGAGAGAAATCCGGCACGTGTTGTCCCACAGGGATTTGCGTGTGTCTATTTGGAAATCGGATGTGATCACAACGGCCGAAGGGGCCCGTTGGGTGAAAAAATCTCAAATTCAGAAAATGGCGATTTCATCCCTCACAAAAAAGATATTGGGATTCAAAAAAACTAGTTGA
- a CDS encoding ABC transporter ATP-binding protein gives MIDVKNLTKEYGSTRAVTDVSFTVNPGEVVGLLGPNGAGKSTTLRVLTGYLPPTSGVIKMGGWDVQENPMDVRRRVGYLSEANPLYESLGVWESLRLFARLREIPENRMDSRIDEVAEQCSLLEVMSKDVGELSKGYRQRLGLALAILHDPQILILDEPTSALDPNQQKEVRDLILRLKEKKTVLLSTHILPEAQKICDRILIIHKGKIAAQGTLEELQKGVTRTQTFYVRLRGPADRVSAKLRSLPGVTAVEHIDDAEPGCPGFRVSASEDLREQMGRLAAETGWPLMELRRPTAALDDIFRQFTEAK, from the coding sequence ATGATTGATGTTAAAAACCTGACAAAAGAATACGGATCCACCCGGGCCGTGACCGATGTTTCCTTTACCGTAAACCCAGGCGAAGTGGTCGGTCTTCTGGGTCCCAACGGGGCGGGAAAAAGCACAACCCTTCGTGTTCTGACGGGCTACCTTCCGCCCACCTCAGGCGTTATAAAAATGGGGGGATGGGATGTCCAAGAAAATCCCATGGACGTTCGTCGTCGCGTGGGATATCTTTCGGAAGCTAACCCTCTTTACGAATCCCTGGGGGTATGGGAATCGCTTCGACTTTTCGCCCGACTCAGGGAAATCCCTGAAAACAGGATGGACAGCCGGATTGATGAAGTGGCGGAACAGTGCTCCTTGTTGGAGGTTATGTCGAAAGACGTGGGCGAACTCTCAAAGGGTTACCGTCAACGACTGGGGTTGGCCCTGGCCATTTTGCACGACCCCCAAATCCTCATTTTAGACGAGCCTACGTCAGCGCTTGATCCCAACCAACAAAAAGAGGTGCGTGATCTGATCCTCCGCTTGAAGGAGAAGAAAACCGTCCTCCTCTCCACCCATATTCTGCCGGAAGCCCAGAAAATTTGCGACAGGATCTTGATTATCCACAAGGGAAAAATTGCGGCTCAGGGAACCCTAGAGGAGTTACAAAAAGGGGTCACGAGGACCCAAACCTTTTACGTCCGACTGAGGGGCCCCGCCGATCGGGTGTCTGCAAAACTGCGGTCCCTTCCGGGGGTGACCGCGGTGGAACATATTGACGACGCGGAACCCGGTTGCCCTGGGTTTCGCGTCTCCGCTTCCGAAGACTTGCGGGAGCAGATGGGTCGCCTGGCCGCGGAAACCGGATGGCCCCTCATGGAACTGCGCCGTCCCACCGCCGCCTTGGACGATATTTTCCGACAATTCACGGAGGCGAAATGA
- the phoU gene encoding phosphate signaling complex protein PhoU, whose protein sequence is MERHFDEDLRLLKERLLRMGSIAEEMIQKAVKALYERRDELTSEVFELEKQVNQMHVEIDDRCLKLIALHQPMAIDLRLIASAMKINTDLERIADQAVNVSQTCHYHLLKETPVPEVALLTRMSEISQKMLRDSLDAFARKDVELAKSVFTQEEEEDKLKTTALTSLIERLKNDPERSCQYVDLILLSRNLERIGDHATNVAEDVIFMVQGKDIRHHLGDPIN, encoded by the coding sequence ATGGAACGACATTTCGATGAGGATTTACGACTCTTAAAAGAACGCCTGCTCCGCATGGGTTCCATCGCGGAAGAAATGATTCAAAAAGCCGTCAAAGCACTTTACGAACGACGCGACGAATTGACCTCGGAAGTGTTCGAACTCGAGAAACAGGTCAACCAGATGCACGTGGAGATCGATGACCGGTGCCTTAAACTGATCGCTTTGCACCAACCCATGGCCATTGATTTGCGTCTCATCGCTTCGGCCATGAAAATCAACACGGATCTCGAACGCATCGCCGACCAGGCGGTGAACGTCAGCCAAACGTGCCATTACCACCTCCTAAAAGAAACCCCGGTCCCTGAAGTGGCGTTGCTCACCCGAATGTCTGAGATCAGCCAAAAAATGCTTCGGGATAGTTTGGACGCTTTTGCTCGAAAAGATGTGGAATTGGCCAAAAGCGTCTTTACTCAGGAAGAAGAGGAAGACAAATTAAAAACAACAGCGTTGACCTCTCTGATTGAACGACTAAAAAATGATCCGGAACGATCCTGCCAATACGTCGATTTAATTCTGCTTTCCCGCAACCTCGAACGGATTGGCGATCACGCCACCAACGTGGCCGAGGATGTCATTTTCATGGTCCAAGGCAAAGACATCCGCCACCACTTGGGGGACCCCATCAACTAG
- the pstB gene encoding phosphate ABC transporter ATP-binding protein, translating into MSPDVLADLPLQPAPETLSAPPVIETRGLNLYYGNFHALKDVTIPIPPRTITAFIGPSGCGKSTLLRTFNRMNDLIRGVRITGEVLLDSQTILGPGIDLISLRKRVGMVFQRPNPFPISIFENVAYGPRVHHFKTQQRLPEIVEQSLRATGLWKEVKDKLNEPALTLPPEQQQRLCISRLLAVKPDVLLMDEPCSALDPIATQRIEEMILGLKEQYSIVIVTHNMQQAARVSAMTAYFYLGELVEFGPTGRIFTSPQETRTEQYITGRFG; encoded by the coding sequence ATGTCTCCGGACGTTTTGGCTGATCTCCCTCTTCAACCCGCCCCGGAGACTCTCTCCGCGCCCCCCGTCATCGAGACCCGGGGCCTCAATCTCTATTACGGGAATTTCCACGCGTTAAAAGATGTGACCATCCCGATTCCGCCCCGTACCATCACCGCTTTCATCGGGCCATCGGGGTGCGGTAAATCCACTCTTCTCAGAACGTTCAATCGAATGAACGATCTCATTCGGGGGGTACGAATTACAGGCGAAGTCCTTCTGGACAGCCAAACGATTTTAGGACCGGGGATCGACCTTATTTCCCTCCGCAAGCGAGTGGGCATGGTGTTTCAACGCCCCAATCCGTTCCCTATCTCCATTTTCGAAAATGTGGCCTACGGCCCACGTGTTCATCATTTCAAGACCCAACAACGTCTTCCGGAAATAGTGGAACAGTCCCTTCGCGCCACTGGCCTTTGGAAAGAAGTCAAAGACAAACTGAATGAACCCGCCCTCACCCTCCCCCCAGAACAACAACAACGCTTGTGCATCTCCCGGCTCTTGGCGGTGAAACCCGACGTTTTGCTCATGGACGAACCCTGTTCCGCGCTGGACCCCATCGCCACCCAGCGGATTGAGGAAATGATTTTAGGTTTGAAGGAACAGTATTCCATCGTCATCGTCACCCACAACATGCAGCAAGCCGCTCGGGTGTCTGCCATGACCGCTTACTTTTACCTGGGAGAACTGGTGGAATTCGGCCCCACCGGTCGTATTTTCACCAGCCCCCAAGAAACACGCACGGAACAATACATCACGGGACGATTCGGCTAA
- a CDS encoding phosphate ABC transporter ATP-binding protein — MSLSTPALKEKIRARQIRITAGDKALLEDVSLSLIQNEILAIIGPAGSGKTTFLRCLNRLTDLEDGLTISGELLLDDDNILAPGIDVSAIRRRVSMVFATPTPLPMSIADNLRLGLRFQNKSADFEQRLEESLRASFLWDEVKDRLNLSALALSGGQQQRLCLARSLMLHPEVLLLDEPCSGLDPISTAKIEEAMQGLKKVMSIVLVTNNVKQASRTSDRTAFLLMGELVELSETGQLFTNPKEQRTADYVSGRFG; from the coding sequence ATGAGCCTTTCCACCCCCGCCCTTAAAGAAAAGATCCGCGCCCGTCAGATTCGTATCACCGCGGGAGACAAAGCCCTTTTGGAAGACGTCAGCCTTTCTCTCATTCAGAACGAAATATTGGCCATCATCGGCCCCGCCGGAAGCGGCAAAACCACCTTTTTACGATGCTTGAACCGCCTGACCGATTTGGAAGACGGGCTCACCATCTCGGGTGAACTTCTGTTGGATGACGACAATATTTTAGCGCCTGGAATCGATGTCTCCGCTATCCGCCGCCGTGTCAGTATGGTGTTCGCCACTCCCACTCCACTCCCCATGTCCATTGCGGACAATCTCCGGTTGGGTCTCCGATTTCAAAACAAGAGCGCGGACTTTGAACAACGATTGGAAGAAAGCCTCCGGGCGTCGTTTCTCTGGGACGAAGTGAAAGACCGCTTGAACCTCTCGGCGTTGGCTCTTTCCGGCGGACAACAGCAACGCCTATGTCTCGCCCGCAGTCTCATGCTGCATCCCGAAGTGCTCCTTTTGGACGAACCCTGTTCGGGCCTCGACCCCATTTCCACAGCAAAAATTGAAGAAGCCATGCAGGGCCTCAAAAAAGTCATGTCGATTGTGCTGGTCACCAACAACGTAAAACAAGCTTCCCGGACATCGGATCGGACCGCTTTTCTCCTCATGGGGGAACTGGTGGAACTCTCCGAAACGGGGCAACTTTTCACAAACCCTAAAGAACAGAGGACCGCGGATTATGTCTCCGGACGTTTTGGCTGA
- the pstA gene encoding phosphate ABC transporter permease PstA produces MKRLWINFTSVFFTVATGLACLALTLMVALILGNIVRHGIGHISWTFLSQAPQHGMTEGGIFPAIFGTAALVLLMTLAAVPLGVSTAIYLQEYAPKGSRWVHLVRLAIQNLAGVPAIVFGLFGLGFFIQFVGRGLDTFFFGGDLYFGQPAILWAALTLALLTLPTVVVSTEEALRVVPQNHREVAYSLGATRWQMVRHVLLPQAVGGILTGTILAVSRGAGEVAPILFTGAAYFLPHLPTRLNHQFMELGYHVYVLATQSPDVDATMPILYATVLVLLALTFGLNFTAIIIRSKIRRRLQGR; encoded by the coding sequence ATGAAACGGCTCTGGATAAATTTCACCAGCGTCTTTTTCACCGTGGCCACGGGTCTGGCGTGTCTCGCTTTAACCCTCATGGTGGCCCTGATCCTGGGCAACATTGTTCGCCACGGGATCGGGCATATTTCCTGGACCTTTCTTTCCCAAGCTCCACAGCACGGCATGACGGAAGGCGGTATTTTTCCCGCTATTTTCGGAACCGCCGCCCTCGTCCTTCTGATGACCCTGGCCGCGGTGCCCTTAGGCGTCTCCACCGCCATATACCTCCAAGAATACGCCCCCAAAGGATCCCGTTGGGTTCACCTGGTTCGCCTGGCCATTCAAAACCTGGCGGGCGTGCCGGCCATCGTTTTTGGTTTGTTCGGATTGGGGTTTTTCATCCAATTCGTGGGGCGTGGGCTCGACACATTTTTTTTCGGGGGGGATCTCTATTTCGGCCAGCCGGCCATTCTGTGGGCCGCGCTAACCCTGGCGCTCTTGACCTTGCCCACCGTGGTGGTGTCCACCGAAGAGGCCCTTCGTGTGGTTCCCCAAAACCATCGGGAAGTCGCCTATTCCCTCGGCGCCACCCGCTGGCAAATGGTCCGACATGTGCTGTTGCCCCAGGCGGTGGGAGGTATTTTAACGGGGACCATTTTGGCCGTGAGCCGAGGAGCCGGGGAAGTGGCGCCTATCCTTTTTACCGGGGCCGCCTACTTTTTGCCCCACCTGCCCACACGGCTTAACCACCAGTTCATGGAATTGGGCTACCACGTGTACGTTTTGGCGACTCAATCGCCGGACGTGGACGCCACCATGCCCATTCTCTACGCCACGGTGCTTGTCCTCTTGGCCCTGACCTTTGGGCTTAATTTCACGGCCATCATCATTCGATCCAAAATTCGACGGAGGCTCCAGGGCCGATGA
- a CDS encoding ABC transporter permease subunit: MRVSRAWLLTKKEWKESFNSPMPYIVLVLFFLLQGWFFTSSLFLGGQANLDSFFGTLPLMLGIFVPALTMRLFSEEFKTGTIETLATLPLDDAEIVMGKYGAILSIWLIMVLFSLPYFGILIALGPPDFGQMAGGFFGTILLGAFYGSLGLLASSFTRSQVVGFLLGFLFCFAFFMVGQAADYMPGVPGQLLSFLGVNRHFEGFLKGVVDTRDILYFLSGTFLALTGTLASFNARRWR, encoded by the coding sequence ATGAGGGTTTCTCGGGCCTGGCTTTTGACGAAGAAAGAGTGGAAAGAATCCTTTAACTCCCCCATGCCGTACATTGTTCTTGTTCTTTTCTTTTTGTTGCAAGGCTGGTTTTTTACCAGCTCCCTTTTCTTAGGGGGCCAAGCCAACCTGGACTCTTTTTTCGGAACACTGCCCCTGATGCTTGGAATTTTCGTGCCCGCCTTGACCATGCGCCTTTTTTCCGAGGAGTTCAAGACAGGGACCATCGAAACACTCGCCACACTCCCCCTGGATGACGCCGAAATTGTGATGGGGAAATACGGGGCTATTCTTTCAATTTGGCTGATCATGGTCCTATTCTCCCTCCCCTATTTCGGTATCTTAATCGCGTTGGGCCCCCCGGATTTCGGACAAATGGCTGGCGGTTTTTTTGGGACGATCCTTCTGGGCGCGTTCTACGGATCGCTTGGCCTGTTGGCTTCCTCATTCACCCGAAGTCAAGTGGTCGGGTTCCTGCTCGGCTTTCTGTTTTGTTTTGCGTTCTTCATGGTGGGACAGGCCGCGGATTACATGCCTGGCGTACCAGGCCAACTGTTGTCTTTCCTGGGAGTGAACCGGCACTTCGAAGGGTTTTTAAAGGGCGTGGTGGACACCCGAGATATCCTCTATTTTTTATCGGGGACCTTCCTGGCTTTGACGGGAACCTTGGCGAGTTTTAACGCCCGGAGATGGCGATGA